In the Drosophila virilis strain 15010-1051.87 chromosome 4, Dvir_AGI_RSII-ME, whole genome shotgun sequence genome, AGCCCAGtagatctagccatgtccgtctttctgtccgtccgtatgtatgagcgcaaggatctcagaacctataagagctagagacattTTAGCTTTAGGTCTTTCTAGTCTAGTATGAATGAGTCTGTTTCcgttaatcgataacttactccgctTCCGATATAGAAATCCAGTTTTTGAGCAACGTTGGTAAGtaataagaactagagtcaccaaacttgacatgtagcttctggaatagtacatatatatcaagtatctttcattttatagctatcaccACCTCCCCTGTACTACCTGATACCTGTTGAGCtccaaaattaatattaatcgCGCGTTCCGTAATCATGCTAGAATATGAATAATTCGCGGGAGAGGGTACatccaaagacaatataaacactaagatgagtaacaccatacaacaaaatgctactatgcagcttgattttttgaaaattgagaacgaaagcgaaatctgtagcattgcgttctcacagccgagagaacgaaaaagctaaaaatagaattttctctcagcttcggctctatgagggccgtgcatgcaattatgtttgtatgcgtgtgaatatacatacataacagcatatttgaatgtgttgttatccactgctctggcaaagtctctggctggcaaagaaacgacctcacgacctacccaaaatttctgttgatatatgaatgcattttgtgtactaaggttggctccgtacaaaaaaatttgtatttttaagtcgatgcaaatatttatgtaattttttatatttgaaattattaattaaattattattatttttaaataatacaaaataaattaaggaaataaaagtgcaaattcgttgttttcaaagatacatttaattaatttgtattattttattttgttattttttgttcgaattataaagaacaaagtacgcagggagcACCGCGAGAAGgccaatataattataatggggtcattaCTAAATttgaccttcgagtcgacttgaaatgtaattgtattttttagcactcttttatttcttaattggagaataaaaataatattaatttaatttaaagaaattatgtaaatatttgcatcgacttagaaatacatattttctgcggagctaACCttagtacacaaaatgcattcatatatcaaagtaaatttgggataggtcatgatctgcgctagaaaactaataaaattaatttcttgccagctaaatccagagcagtgaataacaacacatacatacatactttaaagttcttatgcatgtataattgacgcatacaacgaaaggtgcacgcatgctattggctgagacaagaacttttgttgagcatacactgtccaaaaaaaaaagtgaaatcaatctatgtgtgttattttcttaatatagttattgcgcaaggcaggctggcgactaacttcgtagctcgtggcagcatcagcaagccgcgacttcagcattcgttcgtctggtctttggagaacgaacaaccagtcgacaggcatgccgtacgaagcctcaaaggcctgaaaggccaggctagaaattttgcgtcgcattcagatgtatgggcgttactcatcttagtgtttatattgtctttggtacaTCCATATGCAGCAGCTTTCCCAGTTTTTTACTATATTTTTGCATTACTAGGATTTTCGGGAAATATCGTTGCTTGACCAGACTACTGTCCTTcagcccggccttgcccgtggtacttatgttataaaatcaatgttctcgaaaagctttgaaaatgattttaaaactGAGCGGACAGTAAACAAACtactttcatacaaacgttttccgtCATTTTACCACTGTTtcgagtggaatttcccaaatcactgaaacacgtattcattatattattttataaaattttaaaaataagtttgaagcaaatcagACACCACTTAAAACTTCGcccaaaaaatctttgaatcgcatttctaccgaaggagtttagattttgcgaaaaatgtgaaacaagtctcaaatgatttttcatatagagctttgaaaatgaatttgagcgcgaaacgtcaccctATTTCCACTaaggaggaatacatttttggaaaagtgtgaaacacacctcaaatgaatttgaacaaagaactttaaaattgagtttgaggcccatcggatggtaaacaaaaaagtttcatacaaacgttttcgcgatttttccatactAGCGGTTGGcatttcccgaaaccccgctttaacgtgcaccttcatcacataaggtaactacagtgaaaatttcagcttccagTGCTTACGGTTTGAGCTGCGCATttatcaccaatcagtcagtcagtcagtcaggacaaacagttttatatatggaGATAATTTGACTAAATTCGGGGTTTATTGGTTGCACTATGATCATCATACACTGCATATTATATTTAGCATAGATATGTTTTCTGACGTATCATTAAATCTTCGGAGTGTCGAAGATATCCATaccttttcgtttttttttttgaatgaaTCTTATATATCCCTTTAGAGTGAACTGCCTGCGTGCTCCTGTACTGATTGTGATTTGTCATGCCCCCAAGCTCCAGAAGAACCAATTACACCTAACCAACTTAAAATAGCAGGATTCGACGCTTTTACGGTCATTATGACGGTTGTTTTTACTGTTGGAACAGTTGTCTTTCTATTgggaacatttttatttaccaaagACTCGATAAGTGGTGAGTATTcaattatgcaaaaaatgcttttattgactaatttaaaattagttgTGATCTACTATGTTCTCAATTATTTGAAAACACATAAACAATCACATATGATACCCACATGGcacaagaataataaaattaatttcgtCGGCAGCAAAAGCTACTGCAGTGAATAataacacatatacatattaagaTGTACTCATGCATGCATtattcacacatacaaacatagcCATTGGCTGAGACAATAACTTCTCTCTGGTATAAACTTTGCAGAAATAAGAGTAAAAGTATTTTATGTTGGCTATTGTATTAGGGATGTTTAGAACAAACTTGGTTATGCTGAAAAGAAAAGTATGTGAAATCTGTCTTTAACAATCGTAGCAAAAGTACTAACAATATTCTTAAATACAAAACTCTCTCGCTCAATTTAGCTTTGAAATACTgcaaaaatacgaaaaaacaGAGTATCATCGACAAGCAAGCCTTGTTGATGAAAGCAAGTTCCTTGGTCGGGTCAGCATCAACGCATTGCGACATATGCATGCGTACGCCTAGTGTTTTATGAGCGAAAAGCCAGATTTTGCGTTCTGTTACTGAATTAAAGATTTAGTTCAGAAGGTTGACTGGGAACCCGAAAAGGAGTGTTTAGCGGAAGCACTAAGGAGTGATTAGCGGAATCGTAAGCCTTTATAAAATCGGTATATATAAAACCAGTACTTCTAGGGAAGTAAAGTCGATAACATCAGTGGTTGTAGATCTACATGTCACGAACCCACATTGGGATGGTGATAAAATGCAGCTGCATAAAGGTACTGGTAAGATAAGAATAGCAGACAATTTCGAAATTCCTGTATAATTTTAAGCATCCGATTAAACTACTTTCTTCTGGAGAGGAATTATAAACGACATTTTCTATATGTTCAGGAACCATGAAATGTTAGAGATAATATAAAAAGTTATCAAATACGCACCATTAGGGCCCGGTGAGTATGTTGGTTGGATTGTGCTACGGTCGCAGAGTAGCAAATTTTTAATACCAAGAGGATTTAAGATGCAAGTAACCGTCTGTGATGTGGATAAGGCTGATTTGTATTTTACCTAGAGGAGGAGTAGTTAGTTTAAAAAAGTTTGCGAAAGGATCAGTGCGTAGATCAGTGTTCGCACTCTTGTCTTCATACTTACTAACATCGCAGAATAGATGTCTGGCGTTTGGAGCTAACAAACTTAAAGAATTGCTTAGGATTATGTGAAAATTGAGGGGGATAGCTGTTATATGTGATAATTTTCCGATATCTTAGTTTCCGATTTTGTTATCAGATTACTTATTCTGATAACGAGGGAAGCATTCCAGACCTTGCTAGTTAATCAATTGGGGCGCACACGTCAAAAAGCGAGTACTGACAATTATACAGATTTTAATGGCAACATTAAGGCTTGCACAATCGTACAGCTGGAACCCATTGACTTGTAGAGTTAAATCATTAAGCTAAAAAAAACCAGCCCTACGAAAACACGTATTCCACCCCTGTATAGTTCGATCTTGGCCCCTGTGCCAGTCTCAGGCTTGGTTTTGCAGGTGCAATTACCAAACCTGAGGAACGAACAGAACTTGATAGAGCGGACGATCTGCTAAAGGATACCCCAAAGCAATTCATTAGCGTCTGCCCATCGGTATTGCATATGCAAGCTTGAAAAGACAACACGTACAGGACACCaccaagcaaacaaataataaacttaaaaAGCTTACAAGGGAACTTAGTTTTCACCCAACATGGAAACGTTGTGGATATTGCTTCGACGGAAGAACGAGTTGTAAGGCATCCTAAAGCAATTCAAATGGTAGTAGCCCGGTGTGAACAGTAGAAATTACACAAAGCCACAGTGCTCCAACTGCATTAATTGGAGTTACTCTTCGGCGCCGCAGAATACACTGAAACGCTGGACTTAAAGCCATAACAGACTTTTACCCGTCTCCAGAAAGTTGCTTCAGATTTAGCCAATTGGCAGTCATCACGAGTGTCTGTCTGAACTTACCCGACACAACTTACCGCTGCGATGCACTCCGTGGCACATTTGCCTGGCTTGGAAATTACAACTTAGATCTGCCTCCAATAACCTTGCGTTTACTTCTCAGATGCTATATGGCTCTAAGGCTTTCGGTCCATTTAATCACTCCTTGCTATTAATCCAATTATCCCCTCTCAGACAATCTTCAGTTAAGAAGCACCATCTACATTTTAGAAGATCTGAGTAAGAGAACCGAAAGTTATTTTTGGGCAAAGCGGGCACTAAATATCTAAAGAGTTGTACCATCTAGTAAATGCTGAGGAGTACTAAGACAAAATAAGAGCACACCTAGAATACCGGTATAATATCCAATTTAAGACTCAGCCACGCAGTAAGAGCGAGTCTATCTGCCATCTAAAATGTGCATATACACTTTGTGGACCCAGTATCAGGTAACGTTAGAGAAAAATTCAAGTATTTCACGCCTAGTGTGCAATGATGTGCTGCACGCACTAGACAGAAAGGTATCCAGCTCGCCTGTCTATTCTAGGTACGTCTTATTATTAATATGTAAATCTAGAGTCGGTGAAACAACTcaggcagtcagtcagacCAAACGACTTCTAGGTTGTTgtgataaacaaacaacagccGAATGTCCAAAAGCAGGTTTCAGAGTTAGAAACTTGGCAAGCCTCTATTCCAGATCGTGGAAGATGCACTTTGTAGCCACTATGACCTGAAGATGTAGCAATATATTGAAACGATCTCTTCACTCTAAAGTCCTTGAACAATATAAATTTCCACGTTGGCAGAAAAGGTCGTTTTCGGCGTGGTTTACAGCCGGTTAACTGAGAGAATAAAAAACATTGCGTTGGCGCAGGGAATGTGATTATGTGTGAATTTGGGTATTTATTTAAGTGACACGAATCTATGTCAGGACAATTCAGTTTGTATACAGGGTAGCATAGTTTAGCACCCTCGATGAAATCTCTTCCAATTGATTGTGTAATAATATATCCAAcaaaaattcttttattttagatgAAGATTTTCACGTTGGCAATGAAGAAGTAACCGACGATTCTATGTACAGACAACAgccaagatattttgaaaaacttgGTGCGCGCACAGAATATTTCTTGGAAAACATATTTACTAAATGGGGTACATTTTTTGCAACATATCCATGGATTACTTTGTTTGCATGTGCAAGCATCGTGGTGATGTTGGGCTATGGTATTACGTTTGTGGAGATTACTACAGATCCAGTACAACTTTGGGCTTCGCCAAGTTCAAAATCTAGAATGGAAAGGGAGTTTTTCGATTCAAAATTTGAACCCTTCTTTAGAATTGAGCAGGTAaggtaaaatacaaaattgatGTGTGCGCCAGGTTAAACTCTAACCCTCTAACCCTGGTACATATGCTCATGTAACAGTGTAAGTCACGGGTAGAGTATCAGTTGTAGCAACTGGAATGTGCGATTATATTTTACAGTAAATTTAAACTTGCAATACAATAATCATTTCTATTATGCTTTAGGTAATAATTAAAGCTGTAGATCTGCCCTACATTTTACATAATACGTCGAACGGACCAATAAAGTTTGGTCCAATATTTGGAAAAGATTTTCTATCTGATGTACTGGATCTACAGgagcaaatacaaaatatcgACGCAAAtggaacatttttaaataatatatgctaTGCTCCCCTAAAAGATGACAATAGTTATGTAAAAGCTTCAGATTGCGTTATTCAATCTATTTGGGGCTATTTCCAAGATGATATAAGCCGActtgatgataatgatgaggATAATGGATTTAATGTAAGTATTATAGATAGTTTTTtgcttcatttaatttttttttcaaccgtatttatatttaaaccGCAAGATTAtccaaacaattaaatattaaaatcagtAGTTGTAGTCACcactatatgcatataagcATGTTCGTTAAATACATAACTAGTATATATAATTCGTTAATGATTGTGCATAGAATGCATAGTATAGATTAAGTAAGTAAGATGCGTATTTTGAGTTATACTAACAATGATGAAAAtcataatacataaatatactaaACCGAAGTCTTAATCACAATCCCAAGCACAACAGCTTCTGCCAAACCAGCTGAGACTGCTCAAGACCCAattgcaagataaaaattggtATTAGTTCGGTTCTTTGAATATGAATTGCATTCGCATCTGGATTGCATAGTACATTTACATTTCATATAATTTCTGCATTATAGTTATGATAAATCAGTACCTGTGTGTCGactaaaaatgttattttcacCACTTTTACACTCTTGCCGGTTGTTACTGCTGCCGTGgctattattttgattatttatgtAGCCACTCCTATTGTTTCTTCATAAACATTATCATGGTatctattaattttaaatacaattaagtCGAATAACTAAAACTTATCCAGGAGATAGCTCAAATTTTCGGCCTTACCATCGTCGAAGTTTGGGATCAGCGATAAGGCTGTCATTGTGAAAAATTCTGTCGTTTGAGTCATGTTTATTGACTTAATGAAGCCGaattagctttactatactATGTATAGggaaaaatattctatatatttataccctgaacccattaaaaatgggtaaaaagggtatattgtattgtgcaaaatgcaaatgtatgtaataggcaGAAGCATCTCTGaacacataatatatatatttttttgatcagcatcaatagccatgttgatctagccatgtccgtctgtccgtatgtataagcGCAAgtatctcagaacctataagagctagagacttgaaatcttagatgtaggtcctcctactgcctgcgcagatcaggtttgtttccgataatcgataaattactccgtttccaagcaatcgataaaaatcgatatagacAATACTGTTTCTTGGGCAAATTTGgtgaataataaaagctagagcTACCAAACatatgttgcttttagaatattatgtatatgtcAAGCATCTTTCATTTTACACCTATCGCCACTTCCCCGttaccaccgcagagctataaatcaagttaataacccaacttgtattgccaaacaatttaagccacaatttaaatgcaaatatgagAGTACACAAATATTGTATGCTActataagatatactgtacaaaatttcataaagatcggttaagaaaaaaccaacgttatatgtaactgcgcaattggatgggacAGCTTGCGAATACTTTATGAagttctgtatacatgtacacacacacattcatgcgcgtctgcttcgcattctaacagcatggtaattgcgatttttttctgtaatgcgaTATtagtttcttgtttttctttcttataagtacttaattattggtgtggctgctgagtagaggcataccCGGGAGagtatttttcgttttttgctggtgtggctattgagtagagtcgacagcaagtaatgagGTCAGTTGTGAGTTCAAACCCTGCCaaggaaactttttttttattatttcctagtattccctagtcgggagctcccgactaaaacctctttcttgttttgttaGAAATTGTCAAAGCTTTCTGCACGACTTAGATTTCTTCTATTAATCTGCTTATTGTCTTTAGAGTACACCTTGAATACCAAGTTTATGCATGTAACAATAAGGATTAACAGGATTGTTTACAACATTGAGGGTAGGGCACATGACTTTTCATTGACTTTTACCACTAAGCATGCAATTATAGAAACTTGAAATCAAACTCTAAGTGATTGACAGAATGTCTGTTCCTAGTGAGTCCCACGAGCGCTTGCGTCCTTTGAATATAGAGAGTATGATTGCTGAGAGTATCAGCCCAAAGCTGAGCCACGAGAGTCGAACCTTGCAGGTTTCTCAGTTTTCAGCTAGATTCTTTCAGGCCCAGTTTCGGGCACTGCAATCAACGCAATATAGTCATTCTTAACCCATAAATCTTTGTAAAAGGATCCacatttagaaaaataaagaataaagaACTTTGCGACTTTTAACTCAATACAGACATCTTTGCGAACTGGGTCCTATATAAACTTGCTAGTGATCTGCAAGAAAAGGATACAGCACTGGATAATGTAGGGTTTCGATTAAAAACTTGCGCATCTAAAACGAGAGAAATGTTGAAAGATATTCCAAGGGTTTCCCAGAAATCGAAGACGCTAGCGTGGCTTAAACTCGATGGCAAGCTACtactaattaaaattattcgcgcgttctaaaatgtgtgtaAGCTGTGTACTTGCAGACAAAGCGAGACAAAGTTTTGTATTTCCAGTAATTTTTTCAAGACGAGAGTCGCATCACTCAAGATGGTTTCACTATTACGTTTAGAGCTGTACGGCGCCGATCTTTCTACTGCCCTTTTCCCACAACTTTATCAGGAGTACTGAGACATATAATTAGATAAACTAATTATACCAAAGTTCATGCCTGGATGGATAAACCTCAGATTTCTGTATGTTTGAAGTGTACCTCAGCCGGTATGCGATATGTGGTGTCATGTACTATACaatacgtacatatgtactATAAAATACAAGATTTAatcttttttataatttttttgaaaatccaGTTagtaattagtttttttttttttccattgaTAGAGatatatacagtatgtcaaaaaaatgtttttacaagCAAAATCACATTTTAGGTTTATTTGAACATATATGTACCAATAAGTgggaatatttttataccctgaacccattaaaaatgggtataagggtatattgtatttgtgcaaaatccaaatgtatgtaacaggcagaaggaagcatctccgaccccataaagtatatatattcttgatcagcatcaatagccgagtcgatctagccatgtcggtctgtctgtccgttcgtccgtccgtctgtccgtatgtatgaacgcaaggatctcagaacatataagagctatagacttgaaattttagatgtaggtgctcctagtgcctgcgcagatggatatcctgttttttgggcaattttggtaaataataagagctagagtccccaaacttgaaatatagcttctaaaatagaatatatatatgcatttgatgttggaagaagagagttcagggtatcccctagtcgggagctcctgactagaacctcttacatATTTCATATCTAATCTGTTTCGATTCGTTATTTTTCCTAGAATATAGCGccaattataataaaactttatccaaacattttatagaattaaaaaactaaaaacattcaattattacaatattatattatagtaaattgttttgcagttCGCCTCTGAACGATCCCATTAAATTTCGGCCCATGCGTTTTTCTTCTCTTGAATCTTCGACTTTTCTAGTTATTTTTGGCTTCAATTTTGTTATGCTAGGAAAAAatcgctcagctggtgtattataaccatcagatgggatGTCAAGTCTCGGAGatggctgatatgtttaatttatccaAAGCAACGATTTACAATATATTAAACAGAGgcaataaggaagataggctagaaGCAAAAGCGGTAAGTCATCGTCCCTGAAAATTTCTGACtgagataagcgaaaaattcttagaaaattgagaaaaatccacgAATTTCGCTTAGGAATATTGATCAGGAGTTCCAGGAAGTAACTGGTGTTGATGTTTTACATAAAACTGCTAAATTTGAATAACTCCACATCACAATTTGCCAGGAATAAACCCTTACTTTCAGCGGCCAATATTTAAAAGCCACTTACGTTCGCTCAAGCCCATGTAAGTAtatattctgtgacgaaagcaaaATAATGCTATACTATAATGATGGGCAATCCAGAGACTGGaaaagccactaacagcgtaGGAAAACCGCAATACAAAACCAACAGTCGAATTCGGTAAATCAGTGATGGTTGGGGGTGTATTTCTAACAAATATGTTGGAGCTTTGACCTTTATTGAAAATACGATGCTGGATGCTAGAAAATttctgagcattttacagaccCACCAGCCGTTAAATTGATCGAAAAAAAACCCTCACAATTTTGTTACAAGGATTTTCTGTAATTGTAAATGTATCACTAGTTTATGTTgtctaaataatattttttttggtagtCCTTTATTGCATGAATGTCTAGAAGAAGATTTTACTTTTAAGACATTATAGTTGTATTTGTAGTTTCTGTATTTGATTTCGACTGCGCCAGTAAAGTGCTTAAACGTTTTCATTTAAGACCTAATAACGTTGAGTTTACTATATGGTGTGTATTGGTTTTGTCCAAATAATAACTTTCTAAGTGGCGtgaatgcaattttaaaaCTGATCTTTATTATTTCCAAATTTCTTGATACTTTGGGTAACTAATCTTGGGACTTTCGGTCGACACGGTCATTACACAACAGAGCTGAGTCATTGCAATTCCGCTGTGATGGACGTGACTGGAGAACAATAAGtgctattttttgtttggagTAGAAGACAGTCATTGACGACATGGCTGACTTGTACGCAAGTTTTATTTTCACATAAACCATACTGATTGCACTTCAAATTCTCTGATACAAAAGCTCCATAGAATTGATTTGCTACTTAAATCAACCTTCGTGTTCGTCGTTGCCTTCCCCTAGACCTTCCATAAAGAAAGTGAGAGTGCACTGAAATTCGAGTGACAAATTAAACCCTGATGGCGGAATAAAAGGGGCAAAACGttgttaacaaaatatattggtAAGCTGCTTACATCCGTCTTACCAATGTTTTGACCAGTCCAAGCTAAATGTTCAATGATGGTAATATGATGCTCTCCACTCTAGGGTCAAAGATCCTCTGTCTTTTCCAAGTACTCGATAAAAATGGATATCGAAATTCAGTTTGagcaaatttgttaaataataagagcttaatttaccaaatttgacatgtagcttctaTTTGTACgaatatatcaagtatctttcattttatagctatcaccACCTCCTCTCTAATACGtcatagctataaataaagaaataaaccAATTTGTACTAATACTGCCCACCAATtcaagccacaatttaaatgcaaatttggagaaaataaaaatattctatatatgaGTAACTATATTCAATCTAAGACTATACCtccaaaagtttatttttcaaatatctgACGCGGGGAGGTATAAAAAAATTCCGAGATAATGCTCaaaccactaaccaaacaatgTAACCAAACAATTTATGGTTAGTGCTCAAACCAAGTACTTTGTtgtcgattcttatcgataatGTTCTAAATGCCAAATGCCTGGCTCTTACATCTTATATGATAGACATat is a window encoding:
- the Npc1a gene encoding NPC intracellular cholesterol transporter 1 isoform X2; translated protein: MVLLRGSTPEVKFFIFGILISFICASKQDCIWYGVCNTDSSYHNQYCSYNGTPKEMPPDGLQLLAERCSFLLEEKQTKFCCDVDQVKILNKNIKLASAILDRCPSCMANLARHICEFSCSSEQSKFARVASTKKNDKGDDYVTALDLHITEEYINKTYKSCAQVSVPQTGQLALDLMCGTYGASRCSPTKWFTYMGDVNNVYVPFQITYIQHPTNSTTNEFTPLNPKTIPCNEAVNSELPACSCTDCDLSCPQAPEEPITPNQLKIAGFDAFTVIMTVVFTVGTVVFLLGTFLFTKDSISDEDFHVGNEEVTDDSMYRQQPRYFEKLGARTEYFLENIFTKWGTFFATYPWITLFACASIVVMLGYGITFVEITTDPVQLWASPSSKSRMEREFFDSKFEPFFRIEQVIIKAVDLPYILHNTSNGPIKFGPIFGKDFLSDVLDLQEQIQNIDANGTFLNNICYAPLKDDNSYVKASDCVIQSIWGYFQDDISRLDDNDEDNGFNS